Proteins encoded in a region of the Ancylobacter sp. SL191 genome:
- the mobB gene encoding molybdopterin-guanine dinucleotide biosynthesis protein B, with protein sequence MRLIGFAGWSGAGKTTLLARLIPALVARGLRVSTIKHAHHNFDIDVPGKDSHTHRVAGATEVLVSSGNRWALMHELRGAAEPELPELVSHLATVDIVLVEGFKRDHHPKIEIHRAELGKPLLHPDDPYIVAVASDAALEGITLPVIDLDDIEAIAAAVERHAVPVESIAWRASAPQPA encoded by the coding sequence ATGCGGCTCATCGGTTTCGCCGGGTGGAGCGGCGCGGGCAAGACGACCCTGCTGGCCCGGCTCATTCCGGCGCTGGTGGCCCGGGGGCTGCGCGTTTCCACCATCAAGCACGCGCACCACAATTTCGATATCGACGTGCCCGGCAAGGATTCGCACACGCACCGTGTCGCCGGCGCGACCGAGGTGCTGGTGTCGTCGGGTAATCGCTGGGCGCTGATGCATGAGCTGCGCGGTGCCGCCGAGCCGGAACTGCCGGAACTGGTCTCTCATCTCGCGACGGTCGACATCGTGCTGGTCGAGGGCTTCAAGCGCGACCATCATCCGAAGATCGAGATCCACCGGGCCGAGCTCGGCAAACCGCTGCTGCACCCGGATGACCCGTACATCGTCGCCGTCGCGTCGGACGCGGCGCTGGAGGGCATCACCCTGCCGGTCATCGACCTCGACGACATCGAGGCCATCGCGGCGGCGGTCGAGCGCCATGCGGTTCCCGTAGAGAGCATCGCCTGGCGCGCCAGTGCGCCTCAGCCAGCCTGA
- a CDS encoding sulfurtransferase TusA family protein, translated as MSDDSDTALQLDLRGLKCPLPALHTRRALERAAPGACLIVQCTDPMAVIDIPHLAQQDGHRLERQAQQDGVLTFTLRKATVTVSS; from the coding sequence ATGTCCGACGACAGCGATACCGCACTTCAGCTGGACCTCAGGGGGCTGAAATGCCCCCTGCCCGCGCTGCACACGCGGCGGGCGCTGGAACGGGCCGCGCCGGGCGCATGCCTCATCGTCCAATGCACCGACCCGATGGCGGTGATCGACATTCCCCACCTCGCCCAGCAGGACGGCCACCGGCTGGAGAGGCAGGCGCAGCAGGACGGCGTGCTTACCTTCACGCTGCGCAAGGCCACGGTTACCGTTAGTAGCTGA
- a CDS encoding alpha/beta hydrolase: MKLDRLIVVAALLATTLGLLFTVPASAQTSPRPPWAAAPVTAKPGQPLPSRADTHVYLLRGLFGVFSLGMDSLAQELLEKGYTSQIYGWDEAQKVIDLIKTRSQAGHTGPVVIIGHSLGANAVIDIATTIQANSIPVDLGVTFDATDPGPVPNNVAVFINFWAQDGFGKPVSAVPGYTGQLENFDLSGQPNISHTSIDTMDKFHQFVISTLEGMTGN; this comes from the coding sequence ATGAAACTCGACCGGCTCATTGTCGTGGCCGCGCTGCTGGCGACCACTCTCGGGCTCCTGTTCACTGTGCCGGCCTCGGCCCAGACTTCGCCGCGCCCGCCATGGGCGGCGGCGCCGGTGACGGCCAAGCCCGGCCAGCCGCTGCCGTCCCGCGCTGATACGCATGTGTACCTGCTGCGCGGTCTTTTCGGCGTTTTTTCGCTCGGCATGGACAGCCTGGCGCAGGAACTGTTGGAGAAGGGCTACACGTCACAGATCTATGGCTGGGATGAAGCCCAGAAGGTGATCGACCTCATCAAAACGCGCTCTCAGGCCGGCCATACCGGCCCTGTCGTCATCATCGGCCATTCGCTTGGTGCCAATGCGGTGATCGACATCGCCACGACCATCCAGGCGAACAGCATCCCCGTTGATCTCGGCGTGACCTTCGACGCGACCGACCCCGGTCCCGTGCCAAATAACGTCGCCGTCTTCATCAATTTCTGGGCGCAGGACGGCTTCGGCAAGCCGGTCTCAGCGGTGCCCGGCTATACTGGGCAGCTGGAGAATTTCGACCTCTCCGGCCAGCCCAATATCAGCCACACCAGCATCGACACGATGGACAAGTTCCACCAGTTCGTCATCTCGACGTTGGAAGGCATGACGGGCAACTGA
- a CDS encoding RNA-binding S4 domain-containing protein, with translation MSDPDTACRADVWLWRARFAKTRGLAVALIERGMVRITHNSQPVRLDKPGRALRPGDVLTLALQQGVVVVRIDSVGARRGPAEEARTLYTVVG, from the coding sequence ATGAGCGACCCTGACACAGCCTGCCGCGCCGATGTCTGGCTTTGGCGCGCGCGCTTCGCCAAGACCCGCGGCCTTGCCGTCGCGCTCATTGAGCGCGGCATGGTGCGGATCACCCATAACAGCCAGCCGGTGCGGCTGGATAAGCCCGGCCGCGCGCTGCGTCCCGGCGATGTGCTCACCCTCGCTTTGCAGCAGGGAGTCGTCGTGGTTCGGATTGATTCTGTCGGCGCACGTCGCGGGCCTGCGGAAGAAGCGCGAACGCTCTACACGGTCGTTGGCTAA
- a CDS encoding methyl-accepting chemotaxis protein, with amino-acid sequence MRFTNWPILGKISLVVALLGLCSTGCTLFAGWRMVEMQDDYTALIEGDAKAAVALARMNREVVWSERSIFHALASTSPEESREAEKELSHGLDELHTYATQAKAALPDYAAPIEAIVSRFDSQVKTACGPTIMTAFTATTADDKHRADKMMMVDCEPALEKVRADLATLVASLQDEMHQREEELHARADATLVELYAGTGTAILACLVLAFLIATKGIVKPIGRIVDVMDSLTSGHFETEVAETERRDEVGQLARGLARFRQELIANETLREQAALEEQRSADRLRQQKEEIAQTFEMRMGALAEAFSTSSNEVAQAATSLSAAAEETTRQARSVSDAATEASSGVQTVAASTEEMSASVREIAEQVVRAAQIADSASTDSNRIQGEIAELTQAASQIGAVIDLITSIAGQTNLLALNATIEAARAGEAGKGFAVVAQEVKELASQTAKATDEISAKVNEIQSATGRSVSSITRIATTINEIRTASAAISAAIEEQGAATREIAHSTQHAAQGTRVVNESIHGVGEAAETTGAASVQLKGLSQHLSGQAVELNKEVRSFVQTLRAA; translated from the coding sequence ATGCGATTCACCAACTGGCCCATACTGGGGAAGATTTCTCTCGTCGTGGCGCTGCTCGGCCTTTGTTCGACGGGCTGCACCCTGTTCGCCGGCTGGCGCATGGTGGAAATGCAGGATGACTATACGGCATTGATCGAAGGCGACGCCAAGGCGGCGGTGGCCCTGGCGCGGATGAACCGCGAGGTCGTGTGGTCAGAGCGGTCGATCTTCCACGCGCTGGCCTCCACCAGCCCGGAAGAGAGCCGCGAGGCGGAAAAGGAACTGTCGCACGGGCTCGACGAGCTTCACACCTATGCTACGCAGGCCAAGGCCGCCCTGCCGGATTACGCCGCGCCGATCGAGGCGATCGTCAGCCGTTTCGACAGCCAGGTGAAGACAGCGTGTGGCCCGACCATCATGACGGCGTTCACCGCCACGACCGCTGACGACAAGCACCGCGCCGACAAGATGATGATGGTGGACTGCGAGCCGGCTCTGGAGAAGGTGCGCGCCGACCTCGCCACACTCGTCGCCTCGCTTCAGGACGAGATGCACCAGCGCGAGGAAGAGCTGCACGCACGCGCCGACGCCACGCTGGTTGAACTTTACGCTGGTACCGGCACGGCGATCCTCGCCTGCCTCGTGCTGGCCTTCCTCATCGCCACCAAGGGTATCGTGAAGCCTATCGGCCGCATCGTCGACGTCATGGACTCCCTCACCTCTGGCCACTTCGAGACGGAAGTCGCCGAGACCGAACGCCGCGACGAGGTTGGCCAGTTGGCTCGCGGCCTCGCGCGCTTCCGGCAGGAGTTGATCGCCAACGAGACTCTGCGGGAGCAGGCCGCCCTTGAGGAGCAGCGGTCGGCTGATCGGCTGCGCCAGCAGAAAGAAGAAATCGCTCAGACCTTCGAGATGCGCATGGGGGCTCTCGCCGAGGCCTTCTCGACCTCCTCCAACGAGGTGGCCCAGGCCGCGACCAGCCTCTCCGCCGCGGCGGAGGAGACGACGCGGCAGGCCCGCTCGGTCAGTGACGCGGCGACTGAAGCGTCTTCCGGCGTGCAGACGGTGGCCGCTTCCACGGAGGAAATGTCCGCGTCGGTGCGCGAGATCGCCGAGCAGGTGGTGCGCGCGGCGCAGATCGCGGACAGCGCCTCCACCGATTCGAACCGCATCCAGGGAGAAATCGCCGAACTGACCCAGGCGGCGAGCCAGATCGGCGCGGTCATCGACCTCATCACCAGCATTGCCGGTCAGACCAATCTTCTGGCGCTCAATGCCACGATCGAGGCCGCACGGGCTGGCGAGGCCGGCAAGGGCTTCGCCGTGGTGGCGCAGGAAGTAAAGGAACTCGCCAGCCAGACCGCAAAGGCGACCGACGAAATCTCCGCCAAGGTCAACGAGATCCAGAGCGCGACGGGCCGCTCCGTCTCGTCGATCACCCGAATCGCCACGACCATCAACGAAATCCGCACCGCTTCGGCGGCGATCTCGGCGGCTATCGAGGAACAGGGCGCCGCGACGCGCGAGATCGCTCACAGCACCCAGCATGCCGCGCAGGGCACCCGCGTCGTCAATGAGAGCATCCACGGCGTCGGCGAAGCGGCGGAGACCACGGGCGCGGCCTCGGTGCAGCTTAAGGGGCTCTCGCAGCACCTGTCCGGTCAAGCGGTGGAACTCAACAAGGAAGTGCGCAGCTTCGTGCAAACGCTACGCGCCGCCTGA
- a CDS encoding GGDEF domain-containing protein translates to MNPAELDWLSSVAVPMLAVRAETVMALNPAAGALFGDAVKACPLTLAALFPNSAETLAAFLRAAENDGASEVLHLRADLAGESRHIQIAARRLGPAAEVMWALTLIETCPPSCAVGETSPTSGRWVQLLPTILDQLPVALLIEDEDDVGVFANRGFTEIFEYALEEIAALDDWWIKLYPDPLVRESAKVEWAAKLATAPRGNGTISTSEFQIRTGGGRDKVLQSHSFRIGDYRVHSYVDVSQRHQLALDLRQLADTDALTGVLNRRSFFQQGRLLDRIGEPLAALLLDVDHFKQVNDRHGHAFGDEVLIEISARVRAALRPHDVLARIGGEEFAVLLPGVDRDRAVSVAERLRQVVESTPITRGTTGQIATVSIGGACASSAETSIEDLLLHADRALYVAKRAGRNCVRFAADAVGAP, encoded by the coding sequence ATGAATCCTGCCGAGCTTGACTGGCTGTCTTCCGTCGCGGTGCCGATGCTCGCGGTCCGTGCCGAGACTGTCATGGCGCTCAATCCGGCCGCAGGCGCCCTGTTCGGCGACGCGGTCAAGGCGTGCCCGTTGACCTTAGCGGCGCTCTTTCCCAATTCTGCTGAAACGCTCGCCGCCTTCCTGCGCGCCGCCGAAAACGACGGCGCGTCGGAGGTTCTGCACCTGCGCGCCGACCTTGCTGGCGAATCTCGCCATATCCAGATCGCCGCGCGGCGTCTCGGGCCGGCAGCGGAGGTGATGTGGGCGCTCACTCTGATCGAGACTTGCCCGCCGTCTTGCGCGGTGGGCGAGACCAGCCCGACATCGGGACGCTGGGTGCAGCTTCTCCCCACCATCCTGGACCAGCTTCCGGTGGCGCTGCTGATCGAGGACGAAGATGATGTCGGCGTTTTCGCCAATCGCGGTTTCACCGAGATATTCGAGTATGCGCTGGAGGAAATCGCCGCGCTCGACGACTGGTGGATAAAGCTCTACCCGGATCCGCTCGTGCGCGAGTCGGCGAAGGTGGAATGGGCGGCAAAGCTCGCCACGGCACCTCGGGGTAACGGCACCATCTCGACCTCCGAATTCCAGATCCGCACCGGCGGTGGCCGCGACAAGGTGCTGCAGAGTCACAGCTTCCGCATCGGCGACTACCGCGTTCATTCCTATGTCGATGTCTCGCAACGGCACCAGCTCGCGCTCGATCTGCGGCAGCTCGCCGATACGGACGCTCTCACCGGCGTGCTGAACCGGCGCAGCTTCTTTCAGCAGGGTCGCCTGCTGGATCGCATCGGTGAGCCTCTGGCGGCGTTGCTGCTGGATGTCGACCATTTCAAGCAGGTGAACGACCGCCACGGCCACGCCTTTGGCGACGAGGTGCTTATCGAGATTTCGGCCCGCGTGCGCGCGGCGCTGAGGCCGCACGACGTGCTCGCGCGCATAGGCGGGGAGGAATTCGCCGTGCTGCTGCCGGGGGTCGATCGCGACCGCGCTGTCAGCGTTGCCGAAAGGCTGCGGCAGGTGGTGGAGAGCACGCCCATTACGCGGGGCACAACTGGCCAGATAGCGACGGTCAGCATCGGCGGCGCCTGCGCGTCGAGCGCTGAAACCTCGATAGAAGACCTGCTGCTGCACGCCGACCGTGCGCTCTATGTCGCCAAGCGCGCCGGCCGGAACTGCGTCAGATTCGCGGCTGATGCGGTCGGAGCGCCATGA
- a CDS encoding GIY-YIG nuclease family protein, which translates to MSAGVRYFVWRDGRPRWNPGPSLRARGFVGKDLKTDSGEWLDLGAALAAAQRLNEAAGLGVAVKRPMKAKPREGAEGFVYALFTDDAVKVGFSRDPFSRVANMRTSLSSDVVSLIAVRGSRSDERRLHEALSEHRTRGEWFKITPTVQAALDDALKFVRPT; encoded by the coding sequence ATGAGCGCCGGTGTTCGGTACTTTGTCTGGCGCGACGGTAGGCCGCGCTGGAACCCGGGGCCGAGCCTGCGGGCGCGCGGCTTTGTCGGCAAGGATCTGAAGACGGATAGTGGCGAGTGGCTGGACCTCGGCGCAGCACTTGCCGCCGCGCAGCGCCTGAATGAGGCGGCCGGGCTGGGCGTCGCGGTGAAACGGCCGATGAAGGCGAAGCCTCGGGAGGGCGCCGAAGGGTTTGTCTACGCGCTGTTCACCGACGACGCTGTGAAGGTCGGATTTTCTCGTGACCCGTTCTCTCGCGTGGCCAACATGCGCACATCGCTTTCGAGCGACGTTGTCAGCCTGATAGCGGTGCGCGGTTCCCGCAGTGACGAGCGCCGCCTACACGAGGCGCTTAGCGAGCACAGGACAAGGGGCGAGTGGTTTAAGATAACGCCCACCGTGCAGGCTGCTCTTGACGATGCACTTAAGTTCGTGCGACCGACATAA